From a region of the Tachypleus tridentatus isolate NWPU-2018 chromosome 1, ASM421037v1, whole genome shotgun sequence genome:
- the LOC143243478 gene encoding uncharacterized protein LOC143243478 — MTQWIWKICFLGLFLVTGLPVFCEDATTPVYRGTMDDLSAAAAEIMVVKKPRPTVTVRGFLNFRTTVDNTVIIFTPGSDDKTQRPKPLQVSSLHTTSSAVISNNNENMKTENVASTQNTNLFKSQNSLHRTVKEPHYQKTFNNVIPSSITFHPSRTQSSLSRSSSKSLTSTQSSRDFPSTSTKSTVTSALPHYPTGLVTILGGTLVGGGITTVYETSVIGTYIEGKYAQILQSTSLIISSVSSTSVQKKTQPSATPVAPQQTTRKPRFQFSRRVTASKSLKQSNHPSTGSIRHPVDNNKDSEANTHDDRFPTRLESSFRSPESFQHQSHRPTQSLDTVHTRTLAIRPRFWASRQSEKVEDTVFMRSLRRPSIRFQYVPRKRKTNTVRLNRFKVRLATRPEIYKTQKTFSLEDNSETLPNEDSFDPNSVVYELTTVTSEVTLHVGRRRSVRTLTITTQVPHTLEATELLSNDLFELTEDDDNLLTSFKPSLTVITRSYSTTQHTWRTFLVPVFDGESTISRTVTESYIIRKTITAYRTMPPADLLVVNASEFQFPDIIGLDSQSSVTVQTPLPGIRGSRNDNPLLSLESALSQNPLAAVYLGLQQLNQQVALMSTITKTSSYVTTETVYSTKVVSFYDGRATRFRTLSEVLSTIQRTLSSILTTVQPVVNTEALQQRQQFQQLFATQPQPQYTTITSSYTTVTTATSTKVRVYTLIYNAFSTKYRTVTSTSFIPTTVSTFTTIKMPVTPVYT; from the exons GCTTACCTGTCTTTTGCGAAGATGCTACCACTCCAGTCTACAGAGGAACCATGGATGACCTATCTGCTGCTGCAGCTGAGATAATGGTGGTGAAGAAACCTAGACCAACTGTAACTGTCCGTGGGTTTCTTAACTTTCGAACAACTGTAGATAATACAGTGATCATATTTACACCAGGGAGTGACGATAAAACTCAAAGACCCAAACCTCTTCAAGTGTCATCATTACACACAACTTCGTCAGCTGTGATAAGTAACAATAACgaaaatatgaaaactgaaaaCGTGGCCTCCACACaaaacactaatttatttaaatctcAAAATAGTCTTCATCGTACAGTGAAAGAACCTCATTaccaaaaaacatttaataatgtcaTTCCAAGctcaattacttttcatccatcaAGGACACAGTCTTCATTATCTCGTTCATCTTCCAAATCGCTGACATCGACCCAATCATCCAGAGATTTCCCAAGTACTTCTACCAAGTCAACAGTAACATCTGCTCTACCTCATTATCCAACAGGCTTAGTAACTATTTTGGGGGGAACACTGGTAGGAGGTGGAATCACAACAGTCTATGAAACCAGTGTCATTGGAACTTACATAGAAGGAAAGTATGCTCAAATCCTTCAAAGTACTTCGTTAATTATCTCTTCCGTTTCCAGTACATCTGTACAGAAAAAGACTCAACCTTCTGCGACTCCTGTTGCTCCGCAACAAACCACAAGAAAACCGAGGTTTCAATTTTCCCGCCGAGTTACAGCctctaaaagtttaaaacaaagtaaccaTCCATCCACAGGTTCAATTCGACATCCAGTTGATAACAACAAAGACTCAGAAGCAAACACACATGATGATAGATTCCCCACACGTCTTGAGTCGTCCTTTAGGTCCCCGGAATCCTTCCAACATCAGTCTCACCGACCAACACAGTCCCTTGACACTGTTCACACTCGGACTCTGGCCATTCGACCACGTTTCTGGGCCTCTCGGCAGTCTGAAAAAGTAGAAGACACTGTCTTTATGCGCTCACTCAGAAGACCTTCAATTAGGTTTCAGTATGTTCCCAGGAAGAGGAAAACGAACACG GTTCGTTTGAACCGCTTCAAAGTGAGGTTGGCAACGCGTCCGGAAATCTACAAAACGCAAAAGACGTTTTCTCTAGAAGATAACAGCGAAACGCTGCCAAATGAGGATTCATTTGATCCTAATAGTGTAGTATACGAACTAACTACCGTAACTAGTGAGGTTACTTTACACGTGGGTCGTCGTAGGTCAGTACGGACACTAACCATAACCACCCAGGTTCCTCATACACTCGAGGCAACAGAACTTCTATCCAATGATCTATTCGAGCTCACTGAAGACGACGATAATCTATTAACGAGCTTTAAACCGTCTCTTACCGTTATCACACGGAGTTACTCCACTACCCAGCACACGTGGCGGACGTTTCTAGTTCCCGTGTTTGATGGAGAGTCCACAATCTCTCGCACTGTAACTGAAAGTTACATTATCCGGAAGACTATCACTGCCTACAGAACAATGCCTCCAGCAGACCTGTTAGTGGTAAACGCTTCGGAATTTCAATTTCCAGACATTATCGGTTTGGACTCTCAGTCAAGCGTCACTGTCCAAACCCCACTGCCTGGGATCCGAGGTTCGAGAAACGACAATCCTCTACTGTCACTGGAGTCGGCTTTGTCCCAGAACCCCTTAGCAGCTGTATACTTGGGTTTGCAACAACTCAACCAACAAGTAGCCCTTATGTCAACCATCACTAAAACATCTTCGTACGTGACGACTGAGACCGTTTACAGCACCAAGGTCGTCAGCTTCTATGATGGTCGAGCTACTCGGTTTAGAACATTATCCGAGGTTCTGTCAACCATACAACGAACGTTGTCTTCTATACTGACCACAGTACAACCAGTGGTCAACACAGAGGCGCTTCAACAACGTCAACAGTTCCAGCAGTTATTCGCGACCCAGCCACAGCCACAGTACACTACCATCACTTCGTCTTACACCACTGTCACCACGGCAACCAGTACCAAAGTCCGTGTCTATACGCTCATTTATAATGCATTTAGCACTAAGTACCGTACGGTTACAAGTACTAGTTTCATCCCAACAACCGTATCAACGTTTACCACGATAAAAATGCCTGTTACTCCTGTCTATACTTAA